In Ovis aries strain OAR_USU_Benz2616 breed Rambouillet chromosome 14, ARS-UI_Ramb_v3.0, whole genome shotgun sequence, a single genomic region encodes these proteins:
- the NFKBIB gene encoding NF-kappa-B inhibitor beta: MAGVACLGKAADADEWCDSGLGSLGPDAAAPGGPGLGAELGPGLSWAPLVFGYVTEDGDTALHLAVIHQHEPFLDFLLGFAAGTEYLDLQNDLGQTALHLAAILEEASAVEKLYAAGANLLVAERGGHTALHLSCRVGAHACARVLLQPRPQHSRGAPKTYLAQGSDHTPDTDHTPIALYSEPDVEKEEDESEEDWKLQLEAENYEGHTPLHVAVIHKDAEMVRLLQEAGADLNKPEPTCGRSPLHLAVEAQAADVLELLLKAGADPAVRMYGGRTPLGSATLRPNAILARLLRAHGAPEPEDEDKPGPCSSSSSSSSSDSESGDEGDEYDDIVVHSGRSPSQLPPTPASKPLPDDPI, from the exons ATGGCCGGGGTCGCGTGTTTGGGGAAAGCTGCGGACGCCGATGAATGGTGCGACAGCGGCCTGGGCTCTCTGGGTCCGGACGCGGCGGCCCCTGGAGGACCTGGGCTAGGCGCGGAGCTGGGCCCGGGGCTGTCGTGGGCGCCCCTCGTTTTCGGCTACGTCACTGAGGATGGCGACAC GGCACTGCACTTGGCGGTGATTCATCAGCATGAGCCCTTCCTGGACTTCCTCCTAGGCTTTGCAGCTGGTACCGAGTACCTGGACCTGCAGAATGACTTGGGCCAG ACGGCCCTGCACCTGGCAGCCATCCTGGAGGAGGCGTCCGCGGTAGAGAAGCTGTATGCAGCAGGTGCCAATTTGCTGGTGGCGGAGCGTGGAGGCCACACGGCGCTGCACCTGTCCTGCCGCGTGGGGGCCCACGCCTGCGCTCGCGTGCTGCTCCAGCCTCGCCCCCAGCACTCCAGGGGAGCCCCCAAGACCTACCTCGCTCAGGGCTCTGACCATACCCCTGACACCGACCACACCCCTATTGCCCTGTACTCTGAACCTGACGTGGAGAAAGAAGAGGATGAGAGTGAAGAGGACTGGAAACTGCAGCTGGAGGCTGAAAACTATGAGG GCCACACCCCACTCCACGTGGCTGTCATCCACAAAGATGCAGAGATGGTCCGACTGCTCCAGGAGGCAGGAGCTGACCTCAACAAGCCC GAGCCCACCTGCGGCCGAAGCCCCCTGCACTTGGCCGTGGAGGCCCAAGCAGCTGATGTACTGGAGCTTCTCCTGAAGGCCGGTGCTGACCCCGCTGTCCGCATGTATGGTGGCCGCACCCCACTCGGCAGTGCCACGCTTCGGCCCAACGCCATCCTTGCCCGCCTCCTCCGTGCTCACGGAGCCCCAGAGCCCGAGGACGAGGACAAGCCTGgcccctgcagcagcagcagcagcagcagcagcagcgacagcGAGAGCGGGGATGAGGGC GATGAATACGACGACATCGTAGTCCACAGTGGCCGGAGCCCCAGCCAGCTACCTCCCACCCCAGCGTCAAAACCGCTCCCTGACGACCCCATCTGA